A portion of the Bifidobacterium lemurum genome contains these proteins:
- a CDS encoding thiamine diphosphokinase, which produces MGKVCVVFGAGSYYDEIPVIPQGALVVAADGGYDHALSLGVTPDVAIGDFDSISGMPDSRPDGGMSGGGRVRTIALPAQKDETDMPQAVKVGWNQGIRVFHIFGGLGGRLDHALANLQMLADIARHGGIGFLHGDGSVATAVTDGEIRFPANQVAARRMVSVFAHSDKALGVTIRGLKYETDPVDWTNSHALGVSNEFLPGIPSSISVREGTLIVTYPVEAPQPQWRSGVEQDASFGEIDDRRSELLSPLFHG; this is translated from the coding sequence ATGGGCAAGGTCTGCGTGGTGTTCGGGGCGGGAAGCTACTACGACGAGATTCCGGTCATTCCCCAAGGCGCGCTCGTCGTGGCCGCGGACGGCGGTTACGACCATGCGCTTTCGTTGGGCGTCACGCCCGATGTGGCGATCGGCGATTTCGATTCGATCAGCGGGATGCCGGATTCCCGTCCGGATGGCGGCATGTCGGGCGGCGGGCGCGTGCGCACCATCGCGTTGCCCGCGCAGAAGGACGAGACCGACATGCCGCAGGCGGTGAAGGTCGGCTGGAACCAGGGCATTCGCGTGTTCCATATCTTCGGCGGTCTCGGAGGCCGGCTCGACCATGCGTTGGCGAATCTGCAGATGCTGGCCGACATCGCGAGGCACGGCGGCATCGGATTCCTGCATGGCGACGGCAGCGTCGCCACGGCCGTCACGGATGGGGAGATCCGTTTTCCCGCGAACCAGGTGGCCGCGCGGCGCATGGTCTCCGTGTTCGCGCATTCCGACAAGGCGTTGGGCGTGACGATTCGGGGGCTGAAATACGAGACGGATCCGGTCGATTGGACGAACAGCCACGCGCTGGGAGTCAGCAACGAGTTCCTGCCCGGCATCCCCTCCTCCATCAGCGTGCGCGAAGGCACGCTGATCGTCACCTATCCCGTGGAGGCTCCGCAACCTCAATGGCGCAGCGGTGTGGAACAGGACGCGTCCTTCGGAGAGATCGACGACCGCCGGTCCGAACTGCTCTCCCCGCTCTTCCATGGCTGA
- a CDS encoding 50S ribosomal protein bL37, producing the protein MGMRGRKRKDRRKKAANHGKRPNA; encoded by the coding sequence ATGGGCATGCGCGGACGCAAGCGCAAGGATCGTCGTAAGAAGGCCGCCAACCACGGCAAGCGCCCAAACGCCTGA
- the rplT gene encoding 50S ribosomal protein L20 — protein sequence MARVKRAVNAHKKRRVVLERASGYRGQRSRLYRKAKEQLLHSFNYNFRDRKARKGDFRKLWIQRINAAVRAEGITYNRFIQGLKLAGIELDRRALAELAVSDPETFKAIVDAAKAALPEDVNAPVEV from the coding sequence ATGGCACGTGTCAAGCGCGCAGTGAACGCCCACAAGAAGCGTCGCGTCGTTCTCGAGAGGGCTTCCGGCTACCGCGGCCAGCGCTCCCGTCTGTACCGCAAGGCCAAGGAGCAGCTGCTTCACTCCTTTAACTACAACTTCCGCGACCGCAAGGCCCGCAAGGGCGACTTCCGCAAGCTGTGGATCCAGCGCATCAACGCCGCGGTCCGCGCCGAGGGCATCACCTACAACCGCTTCATCCAGGGTCTGAAGCTGGCCGGCATCGAGCTGGACCGCCGCGCCCTCGCCGAGCTGGCCGTGTCCGATCCCGAGACCTTCAAGGCCATCGTGGACGCCGCCAAGGCCGCCCTGCCCGAGGATGTGAACGCCCCGGTCGAGGTCTGA
- a CDS encoding 4-hydroxy-3-methylbut-2-enyl diphosphate reductase: MGKRIVLADPRGFCAGVDRAILTVQTILKASSARGGGLGDGLPPVYVRRQIVHNRHVVEDLAAQGAVFVEELDEIPDDAGPAGVPVVFSAHGVSPAVKREAEERGLHIVDATCPLVGKVHREVLRFVREGYEIVYIGHKGHDEAVGVVGESPEHVHLIERAGDVADLRFEPMTKLVLLSQTTLSIDETAETIAALKARFPWIEEPPSSDICYATSNRQAAVKLVAERSDAVVIVGSANSSNSVRLMEVAQEALAGRGDAHRVDDAGELDPAWFEGVEAVGVSSGASVPEEYVEGVVSALQDMGYDDISSVETIKENMHFVLPSELRR, encoded by the coding sequence ATGGGCAAACGTATCGTATTGGCGGATCCACGCGGATTCTGCGCTGGAGTGGATCGTGCGATTCTGACCGTGCAGACGATACTCAAGGCCAGTTCGGCCCGTGGGGGAGGGCTTGGCGACGGCTTGCCTCCCGTGTATGTGCGCCGGCAGATCGTTCATAACCGCCATGTGGTCGAGGACTTGGCCGCGCAGGGCGCGGTGTTCGTCGAGGAATTGGATGAGATTCCGGACGATGCCGGCCCGGCCGGCGTTCCGGTGGTGTTCTCCGCGCACGGCGTGTCGCCCGCGGTGAAGCGCGAGGCCGAGGAGCGGGGATTGCATATCGTGGACGCGACCTGCCCGCTGGTGGGCAAGGTGCATCGCGAGGTGCTGCGCTTCGTGCGCGAGGGATACGAAATCGTCTACATCGGGCATAAGGGCCACGACGAGGCGGTCGGCGTGGTGGGGGAGAGTCCCGAACACGTGCATCTGATCGAACGCGCCGGCGATGTCGCTGATCTGCGGTTCGAACCGATGACCAAATTGGTGCTGCTCAGCCAGACCACATTGAGCATCGACGAGACGGCCGAGACGATAGCCGCCTTGAAAGCCCGGTTCCCCTGGATCGAGGAGCCGCCGAGCTCCGATATCTGCTATGCCACCAGCAACCGGCAGGCCGCGGTGAAATTGGTGGCCGAGCGGTCCGATGCCGTGGTGATCGTCGGATCGGCGAACTCCTCGAATTCCGTGCGTCTGATGGAGGTCGCGCAGGAGGCCTTGGCCGGACGCGGCGACGCGCATCGCGTCGACGACGCGGGCGAGCTTGATCCGGCCTGGTTCGAAGGCGTCGAGGCCGTGGGCGTCTCCTCGGGCGCGTCGGTGCCCGAGGAATACGTCGAAGGCGTGGTCTCGGCCCTGCAGGACATGGGCTATGACGATATCTCCTCGGTGGAGACCATCAAGGAGAATATGCACTTCGTATTACCATCTGAGCTCCGCCGGTAG
- the infC gene encoding translation initiation factor IF-3, which produces MRIGVIISDEPRINDEIRVPQVRLIGPKGEQVGVIATAVALNLAKEANLDLVEVAPNAKPPVAKLIDYGKFKYNEKIKAREARRNQSTAEIKEIRFRLKIDDHDFEVKKGHVTRFLNGGDKVKVTIMLRGREQSRPIGGVELLQRLAADVEEFGTVESQPKQEGRNIIMTLAPKGKKVHTQSEQRRRGDQSRAERQARQAARLAAKQEAQAQAMAEANAKIAPQTSEQKNNTKEGSNAEDEK; this is translated from the coding sequence ATGAGGATTGGAGTCATCATCAGCGACGAACCACGCATTAACGACGAGATTCGCGTCCCGCAGGTACGCCTGATCGGCCCGAAGGGTGAGCAGGTGGGAGTCATCGCGACCGCGGTCGCCCTCAACCTGGCGAAGGAAGCGAACCTCGATCTCGTCGAGGTGGCGCCCAACGCGAAGCCTCCGGTTGCGAAGCTCATCGACTACGGCAAGTTCAAGTACAACGAGAAGATCAAGGCCCGTGAGGCCCGCCGTAACCAGAGCACGGCGGAGATCAAGGAGATCCGTTTCCGCCTGAAGATCGACGACCACGATTTCGAGGTGAAGAAGGGCCATGTGACCCGCTTCCTCAACGGCGGAGACAAGGTCAAGGTCACGATCATGCTGCGCGGCCGCGAACAGTCCCGTCCGATCGGTGGCGTCGAGCTGCTGCAGCGCTTGGCCGCCGACGTCGAGGAATTCGGCACGGTGGAATCCCAGCCGAAGCAGGAGGGCCGCAACATCATCATGACGTTGGCGCCCAAGGGCAAGAAGGTGCACACCCAGTCCGAGCAGCGTCGTCGCGGCGACCAGTCCCGCGCCGAACGCCAGGCCCGGCAGGCCGCGCGTCTTGCCGCCAAGCAGGAGGCCCAAGCCCAGGCCATGGCCGAGGCGAACGCCAAGATCGCACCCCAGACTTCCGAACAGAAGAACAACACCAAGGAGGGCAGCAATGCCGAAGATGAAAAGTAA
- the rpmI gene encoding 50S ribosomal protein L35 gives MPKMKSNSAASKRVRVTGKGKLMQVGSAMRHNLEHKSSRKRRALSTDTVIAAPQAKKLKRMLNK, from the coding sequence ATGCCGAAGATGAAAAGTAATTCCGCCGCTTCCAAGCGCGTCCGTGTCACCGGCAAGGGCAAGCTGATGCAGGTCGGCAGCGCCATGCGCCACAACCTTGAGCACAAGTCGTCCCGCAAGCGTCGCGCGCTGTCCACCGACACCGTGATCGCCGCCCCGCAGGCCAAGAAGCTCAAGCGCATGCTCAACAAGTGA
- a CDS encoding spermidine synthase — protein sequence MAVKTQDSERPILKSKIFLYITEFFSGMAVMAAELGASRLLAPYFSSSQIVWTIIIGTIMIALALGAVFGGKWADKDPNPDKLYFRIMIAAVWIALIPLVGKYVILAISGLLIVSVSTNFLIVAAFVSCMVIFVPPLFLLGTVTAGLNKFATDSLEDNASVVGRLSACNTIGSILGTFLPTFVTIPAVGTFVTFLIFSGVLLLIPLVYFISIKARRVACVVSTVVFVATSCVSPLSGFAFWETNLAYEGESIYNYLQVKNLSDRTILSTNVLFGVQSVTMKDEGLTGMYYDTALAAPALADNADSALILGMGTGTYARQLRQYYPDMEITGVEIDEKITELAGEYFDEPADVPVSTYDGRAWLAASDETYDVIMVDAYQDITIPFQMSSVEFFEMVKEHLNPGGVMVVNMNMISDGEGSINEALTDTIASVFGERNMLTADVPNTTNRELFAKTIGEDKSTKGASDIKRDAKAIPLRSTTYMRTHSDELKWEMDEVAARFEEVDEPDADSTILTDDQAPVEVLGMRAIDQLIEREAEPYREILREEGIAGLIDALS from the coding sequence ATGGCGGTGAAGACGCAGGACAGCGAACGGCCGATCCTCAAATCGAAGATCTTCCTGTACATCACGGAGTTCTTCTCGGGCATGGCCGTCATGGCGGCCGAGCTGGGCGCCTCGCGTCTGCTCGCCCCCTACTTCTCCAGCTCCCAGATCGTATGGACCATCATCATCGGCACCATCATGATCGCGCTGGCGCTCGGCGCGGTGTTCGGCGGCAAATGGGCCGACAAGGACCCGAATCCCGACAAGCTGTATTTCCGCATCATGATCGCGGCCGTATGGATCGCGCTGATCCCGCTGGTCGGCAAATACGTGATCCTGGCCATCTCCGGACTTCTGATCGTAAGCGTGTCGACCAACTTCCTCATCGTCGCGGCCTTCGTCAGCTGCATGGTCATCTTCGTGCCGCCGCTGTTCCTGCTCGGCACCGTGACCGCGGGCCTGAACAAATTCGCCACCGACTCGCTCGAGGACAACGCCTCCGTGGTCGGCCGTCTTTCCGCATGCAACACCATCGGCTCGATCCTCGGCACCTTCCTGCCCACCTTCGTGACCATCCCCGCCGTGGGCACCTTCGTGACCTTCCTGATCTTCTCGGGCGTGCTGCTGCTGATCCCCCTGGTCTATTTCATCTCGATCAAGGCCCGCCGCGTCGCCTGCGTCGTCTCCACGGTCGTCTTCGTGGCCACCTCCTGCGTCTCGCCCCTGAGCGGATTCGCGTTCTGGGAGACGAACCTCGCCTACGAGGGCGAGTCGATCTACAACTATCTGCAGGTCAAGAACCTCTCCGACCGCACGATCCTGTCCACCAACGTGCTGTTCGGCGTGCAGTCCGTCACCATGAAGGACGAGGGCCTCACCGGCATGTACTACGACACGGCCCTCGCCGCCCCCGCGCTCGCCGACAACGCCGACTCCGCCCTGATCCTCGGCATGGGCACCGGCACCTACGCGCGCCAGCTCAGGCAGTATTACCCTGATATGGAGATCACCGGCGTGGAGATCGACGAGAAGATCACCGAACTGGCCGGGGAGTACTTCGACGAGCCGGCCGACGTGCCCGTCTCCACCTACGACGGGCGCGCATGGCTCGCCGCCAGCGACGAGACCTACGACGTGATCATGGTCGACGCGTATCAGGACATCACCATACCTTTCCAGATGAGCTCGGTCGAGTTCTTCGAGATGGTCAAGGAGCATCTGAACCCCGGCGGCGTGATGGTGGTGAACATGAACATGATCTCCGACGGCGAAGGCTCGATCAACGAGGCTCTCACCGACACCATCGCCAGCGTGTTCGGGGAACGCAACATGCTCACCGCCGACGTGCCGAACACCACCAACCGCGAGTTGTTCGCCAAAACCATCGGCGAGGACAAGTCCACCAAAGGCGCGAGCGACATCAAACGCGACGCCAAGGCGATTCCGCTGCGCTCCACCACCTATATGCGCACGCACAGCGACGAACTCAAATGGGAGATGGACGAGGTGGCCGCGCGGTTCGAGGAGGTCGACGAGCCGGACGCGGATTCGACCATTCTCACCGACGACCAGGCGCCGGTCGAGGTGCTGGGCATGCGCGCCATCGACCAGCTGATCGAACGGGAGGCGGAACCGTATCGCGAGATCCTGCGCGAGGAGGGCATCGCCGGTCTGATCGACGCGCTGAGTTGA